CAAACGGCCAAGGAAATCAGCGAGGACGATCTGCGCAAGGGCCAGGAGGAAGTGCAGAAGATCACGGATGGGTTCGTCAAGAAAGCCGACGCCGTCTTCACCGAGAAAGAAAAAGAAATCATGGAAATCTAGCGCCGGATCATGTCTGTTCCCACCCATCTCGCGATCATCATGGACGGCAATGGCCGCTGGGCCAAGGCCAGGGGGCTTTCGCGCAGTGCCGGGCATAAGGCCGGGACGGAAACCGCGCGCGAAATCGTCAGGGAATGCCGCATTCTCGGCATTCCCTTTCTGACGCTCTATACCTTCTCCAAGGAAAACTGGTCCCGCCCCAAGCAGGAGGTCGGCTTCCTGTTCGACCTGCTCCGGGAATTTCTGAGCGCCGAATTGCCCGCCCTGCTGGAACAGTCCATCCGGCTGAACGTGCTCGGCGAAATCGACGAATTGCCCCTGGCCACGCGGCAAGTACTCCGCCACGCGGAGTCCAGGACCGGAGGCTGCACGGGCATGACGCTCAATCTGGCCCTCAACTATTCCGGTCGCCATGAAATTCTGCGCGCCTGCCAGGCCCTGGTTCGCGCCGGGATCAAGGCCGAGGACATCACCGAGGACCTGATCGCCGCCCATCTTTATACCGCCGGCATGCCCGATCCGGATCTCATCCTGCGCACTAGCGGCGAGCAACGATTGAGCAACTACCTGCTCTTCCAAAGTGCCTACAGCGAACTCTATTTCACCGACGTGGCCTGGCCCGATTTCCATGTCCCGGAACTGCACGCGGCCCTGGACGCATACAGACGCCGTCAACGCCGCTTCGGCACGACCGGCGAGGCATCCGCATGACGGCGCCGCATCTCAAACGCATCGTGACCTCTGTTCTGCTCCTGCCCGTGCTGGGCTGGGCCATCTACCAAGGTGACCCGATTTTGAGCATTGTCATTTCCGTCGTGGCCGTTCTTGGGCTTTTGGAATTCTATGCGATGTTCTGGCCGGGCCGGGATCGACTGCCGTGGAAAACCGGCGGGATCATCCTGACCCTGGGCATGGTCTGGGCCCCCTTGACCTGGTCGGGAAGCGCCGTGGTCGGCCTCGCCCTGTTGGCCGCCGCCTTGGCCTTTCTGTTCACCCACGACCAAAACAAGCGTCCGGATGCCTTTCCCACCAGCCAGATTCTGCTGTTCGGACTTCTGTATCTCCCTTTTGTCCTGCGTTTCGCGCGTCTTTTGAGCGCTCCGGAAATCATCCTGGTCCTCCTGTGCACATTCGCCACGGACACGGGCGCCTATTATGCGGGCAGCCACATCGGCGGACCAAAAATCTGGCCATCGATCAGCCCCAAGAAAACCTGGGCCGGCAGTCTGGGTGGCCTGGTGGCCTGCGTGGCGGCAAGTGTCGGCACCGGGCTGATGATCGGAAACGCCGGAATCCTCTCCTTTGCCCTCCTCGGCGTGGGCCTGAACGTGGCCGCGCAGTTGGGCGACTTTTTTGAGTCCGCCCTGAAACGCTGGCGTGGCGTCAAGGACTCGGGCAAGGTTCTGCCCGGCCACGGCGGCATCCTGGACCGCATCGACAGCCTGCTGTTCGTGCTCCCGCTGTACTGCGGAATCGCCGCCATCCACCCGTTTTTCGCCTGACGCATCAAAAACCCATGAAATACATCTCCTCCCTTTCCTCCCCGCTCGTGGAGCGCCGCAACCGGCGACGCCTGTCCATCCTGGGCAGCACGGGCTCCATCGGGGCCAGCACGCTGCGGGTCGTGGCCAAAAATCCGGAGAGCCTGGAAATCCTGGCCCTGGCCGGGGCCCGGAATATCGAGCTCCTGGCCAGCCAGGCCGCAACCTTCCGCCCCCGCTACCTCGGGGTGCTGGACCAAGCCGGGGCAAAGGCCCTGGCAGCCCTGCTGCCCGCTGACTACAAACCGGAAATCGTGGTCGGGCCCAGTGGCTACGAAGCCCTGGCCACCCTGGACGAAGCCGATCTCGTTCTGGCGGCCCAGGTCGGCGCGGCCGGCTTGGCTCCGGCCCTGGCCTCGGCGCGGGCGGGAAAGATTCTGTGCCTGGCCAATAAAGAGGCGCTGGTCCTGGCCGGGCATCTCTTCCGCCAGACCTGCGCCAGCAGCGGCGCGGTGATCCTGCCCGTGGACTCGGAACACAACGCCCTGTTCCAGGCCTTGGTCGGGCATGGACCGGCCCAGGCCAGCCGACTGATCCTGACCGCGTCGGGTGGCCCCTTCCGGACCAAGTCACTGGACGCAATCCAGGCCGCGACCCCGGCCCAGGCCCTGAAGCACCCCAACTGGTCCATGGGGGCGAAAATCACCATTGATTCGGCGACCATGATGAACAAAGGCCTGGAAATCATCGAGGCCATCCATCTCTACGGAGCCGAATTGAACGAGGTCGACGTCGTCGTGCATCCGCAATCCATTGTCCATTCCCTGGTCGAATACAGCGACGGCTCGCACTTGGCCCAACTGGGCACCCCGGACATGGAGATTCCCATCGGCTATTGCCTGGGTTATCCCCGGCGCCTGCGCATCGACCTGAAACGGCTGGATTTGGCCAGCCTCGCCACCCTGACCT
This region of Deltaproteobacteria bacterium genomic DNA includes:
- a CDS encoding isoprenyl transferase — translated: MSVPTHLAIIMDGNGRWAKARGLSRSAGHKAGTETAREIVRECRILGIPFLTLYTFSKENWSRPKQEVGFLFDLLREFLSAELPALLEQSIRLNVLGEIDELPLATRQVLRHAESRTGGCTGMTLNLALNYSGRHEILRACQALVRAGIKAEDITEDLIAAHLYTAGMPDPDLILRTSGEQRLSNYLLFQSAYSELYFTDVAWPDFHVPELHAALDAYRRRQRRFGTTGEASA
- a CDS encoding phosphatidate cytidylyltransferase translates to MTAPHLKRIVTSVLLLPVLGWAIYQGDPILSIVISVVAVLGLLEFYAMFWPGRDRLPWKTGGIILTLGMVWAPLTWSGSAVVGLALLAAALAFLFTHDQNKRPDAFPTSQILLFGLLYLPFVLRFARLLSAPEIILVLLCTFATDTGAYYAGSHIGGPKIWPSISPKKTWAGSLGGLVACVAASVGTGLMIGNAGILSFALLGVGLNVAAQLGDFFESALKRWRGVKDSGKVLPGHGGILDRIDSLLFVLPLYCGIAAIHPFFA
- a CDS encoding 1-deoxy-D-xylulose-5-phosphate reductoisomerase, producing MKYISSLSSPLVERRNRRRLSILGSTGSIGASTLRVVAKNPESLEILALAGARNIELLASQAATFRPRYLGVLDQAGAKALAALLPADYKPEIVVGPSGYEALATLDEADLVLAAQVGAAGLAPALASARAGKILCLANKEALVLAGHLFRQTCASSGAVILPVDSEHNALFQALVGHGPAQASRLILTASGGPFRTKSLDAIQAATPAQALKHPNWSMGAKITIDSATMMNKGLEIIEAIHLYGAELNEVDVVVHPQSIVHSLVEYSDGSHLAQLGTPDMEIPIGYCLGYPRRLRIDLKRLDLASLATLTFEAPDDTRFPCLRLAREAMAASPSHPVVLNAANEIAVGAFLDQRVSFPGIARLIARLLETHVETAVPDLDSIQDLDAEIRIKAEQAIAEGTW